In the Pontibacillus yanchengensis genome, one interval contains:
- a CDS encoding S-layer homology domain-containing protein has translation MSGLTNKITASLLASLFIATAWSAPFAHGETNYPDVSEDITGNEEIQYLEDQGIIKGYPDGTFRPGNDVSRMEAAIMLTRELGLSTDNRPNPNFDDISKEHPHYKYVATLVDEGIIQGTDSNEFQPDRNIKRIEMAAVLTRAYNLENEPISKDFDDVNGNRKYVSEVVSNRISIGFPDDTFRPNASTTRAQFSIFLARTMDNQFKNYLSNAKKDPNFEEVDNEDIRGTYIWHAENAIEEPDKILEFAKEKDINLLYTRLDRTQDYTVYNEFVEKAHEAGIEVHAMGGHPNWALEKGEKRLNMFVDYVTSYQKAVPPRQQFDGIHLDIEPYVLKNWNGNTEDVLKTWKTNIQTFVDEVNKNSDLETSADLAIWLDDYKTPGEQDTSFSKWFIDTLDHTTLMAFRDTAAGTNGIIDVSKKEMEFAEELNKELVVSVEMQEMDENKHISFYEEGKQVMEEELDEAKRHFNDNPSYHGNAVHAYEYWKVANE, from the coding sequence AAGAAATCCAGTATCTCGAAGACCAAGGTATTATTAAGGGGTATCCAGATGGTACATTCCGGCCTGGGAATGATGTTTCTCGAATGGAAGCTGCCATTATGCTAACGAGAGAATTAGGGTTATCAACTGACAATCGTCCAAATCCTAATTTTGATGATATTTCTAAAGAACATCCTCATTATAAATATGTTGCTACATTAGTAGATGAGGGCATCATTCAAGGGACCGATTCGAATGAATTTCAACCTGACCGAAATATTAAACGAATTGAAATGGCTGCTGTATTAACAAGAGCCTATAACCTAGAGAATGAACCCATCTCTAAAGACTTCGATGATGTAAACGGTAACCGCAAATATGTCAGTGAAGTGGTTTCCAATCGAATTTCGATAGGTTTCCCTGACGATACGTTCCGCCCCAATGCTTCCACTACTCGAGCACAATTCTCTATCTTTTTAGCTCGAACAATGGATAATCAATTTAAGAATTACTTGTCCAACGCAAAAAAAGACCCTAATTTTGAAGAAGTCGATAATGAAGACATTCGCGGAACCTACATATGGCATGCTGAAAATGCTATTGAGGAACCAGATAAAATTCTAGAGTTTGCAAAAGAAAAAGATATTAACTTGCTTTATACTCGATTAGATCGTACGCAAGATTACACGGTTTACAACGAATTTGTAGAAAAAGCTCATGAAGCAGGCATTGAGGTACACGCTATGGGTGGCCACCCTAATTGGGCTCTTGAAAAAGGGGAAAAGCGCCTTAACATGTTTGTTGACTATGTAACTAGCTATCAAAAAGCCGTTCCTCCAAGACAGCAATTTGATGGGATTCACCTTGATATCGAACCATATGTCTTAAAGAACTGGAATGGAAATACAGAGGACGTTCTGAAGACTTGGAAGACGAACATCCAAACATTCGTGGACGAAGTGAACAAGAATTCCGATTTAGAAACGAGCGCAGACCTAGCCATATGGCTAGACGATTACAAAACACCAGGCGAGCAAGACACTTCTTTCAGTAAGTGGTTCATCGACACATTAGACCACACTACTTTAATGGCTTTCAGAGATACAGCCGCAGGAACCAACGGTATTATTGATGTATCGAAGAAAGAAATGGAATTTGCAGAGGAGCTTAACAAGGAACTCGTCGTATCTGTTGAGATGCAAGAGATGGACGAAAACAAGCACATTTCGTTCTATGAAGAAGGTAAGCAAGTGATGGAAGAAGAGTTAGATGAAGCGAAACGTCACTTCAACGACAACCCATCCTACCACGGCAATGCTGTTCATGCTTATGAATATTGG